CAGTCTGACGATGTCGTGCGGGCTCTGCCTGAGCGACTTGTCCCTCAGCGTGAACTGGTGCAGGTGGCTGTCCGTCCAGCCCATCGCGATCTGGAGGACGTGGTGCAACCGGCCGAGCGTGATGTCGGCCGGTACCGCCAGGCGCCGCCAGATCGGCGGCCGCACGCCCTGCAGCGTGACCTTGAGTTGCAGGACGCGGCGGCCCTGTGGACTTTGCCCGTCCTTCGAAGGCCCTGCCTTGCGCTTGCCCATCGTGCCACCTCCGCGGAAGAGCGAAATGAAAAGACCTGCGCCGCGACGAGTCCGACTCGCCGTCGCCGCAGGTCTTCTCCAATCATGGTAGCGGGGGCGGGATGTGGAATCAATCAGAATGGGCTGTTGACTCTCCTGACCTTGAGGTGGGCGCTCCCGCGCAATGGGCGTCGAGTGCGGGTGGGGCGCTGATTGGAGTGTCCAGGGGTGGGCTGTAGCCGTGTTGCAGTCCTCTCCAGCGAACGATACAATAGTATGCATAACGGCAGGAGAACGGCATGGAAAGGCACAAGGACGCGAACGGGCTGACGCCGAAGCAGGCGATGGCAGCCGAGCATTACGTCTTGCACGGCAGCATGTCGGCTGCCTACCGGCATGCCTATAGCACCTCCAATATGCAGCCGGCGACGGTCAACCGCAGGGCGGTCGATCTGTTCCGAGTCCCCGCCGTTGCCCGCCGAGTTGAGCAGCTCCGTGCCGAGGCCGAGGAGCGGGCTACCATCACGCGGGACGAGGCCGTGGCCCTGCTGGCTGTCATCGCCAGGGGCAAGCAGTCGGCCGTCGCCGTCCGTGCCATCGACCGCCTGGCCAAGATGTGCGGTTGGGACAAGCAGGCCGTTCTGGGCGACGACCGGGTCACCATCAC
This sequence is a window from Candidatus Brocadiaceae bacterium. Protein-coding genes within it:
- a CDS encoding plasmid pRiA4b ORF-3 family protein, producing the protein MHTIVSFAGEDCNTATAHPWTLQSAPHPHSTPIARERPPQGQESQQPILIDSTSRPRYHDWRRPAATASRTRRGAGLFISLFRGGGTMGKRKAGPSKDGQSPQGRRVLQLKVTLQGVRPPIWRRLAVPADITLGRLHHVLQIAMGWTDSHLHQFTLRDKSLRQSPHDIVRLIEAGRFDEVFTATHGMRAFVPRGPEFDDLEIEGEDEDGVALAQVCRKAKSTLLYEYDFGDGWEHKIVLEKTFDAEGGVQYPVCLKGKRACPPEDCGGAWGYSALLHALADPDHPDHEDMVEWAGEIDPEEFDLEEVNECLKRLQ